In Romboutsia lituseburensis, a genomic segment contains:
- a CDS encoding glucosaminidase domain-containing protein, with protein sequence MNNKNTSIFLASILVVSSFISSTNLVSASSIDYTNYTGYENEMPINEEKYETYTMPATSIKLFKLKTTDDYEVALSKDNGEYTYLDSSNMLEEAIEIADNLKYAYKNAIPVVINNKGMIVYATEALAKIVKTKDGQLVSQNTTINLYKDTEGNHKYTYISPGAIEDAPIIDISGNMVKIEVAGFTGWMPISDTKGDNLVVVPINNIKNLSYYQINEKNELIHNISKMIEKEGNFESIIIGKAPSFMKPTKKYYSYDGKYFYDDIKKLISDLKEASHSNAINNYSPYYNYYNILPGKGKTSYTAAELNSYIDKYAPSNSVLKGSGESFIKYQSKYGVNALMALSISINESAFGTRLVKPNNIFGIKANDGAESGASKFASIDECIKVFMENYMSKTYYNQKSKLYNGSNLGNKNSGVNINYASDPYWGEKAASHMYKIDKYLSDGKLKEYNKEEIYVYKRQSDNKLILKGIITKEGIKLDDKSKNYTMSGEETYDTLHTSAKK encoded by the coding sequence ATGAATAATAAAAATACAAGTATTTTTTTAGCTAGTATTTTAGTTGTATCGAGTTTTATATCATCAACAAATTTAGTCAGTGCAAGTTCGATAGACTACACAAATTATACTGGTTATGAAAATGAAATGCCAATAAATGAAGAAAAATATGAAACGTATACTATGCCAGCAACTAGTATAAAGCTGTTTAAATTAAAAACTACTGATGACTATGAAGTGGCATTATCTAAAGATAATGGAGAGTATACATATTTAGATAGTAGTAATATGTTGGAAGAAGCTATTGAAATTGCAGATAATTTAAAATATGCTTATAAAAATGCTATTCCAGTTGTGATAAATAATAAGGGGATGATAGTATATGCTACAGAAGCTTTAGCTAAAATCGTTAAAACAAAAGATGGACAATTAGTAAGTCAAAACACAACTATTAATTTATACAAAGATACAGAAGGAAATCATAAATATACATATATATCACCAGGAGCTATAGAAGATGCTCCCATAATTGATATATCAGGAAATATGGTGAAAATAGAAGTTGCAGGATTTACTGGATGGATGCCTATATCTGATACAAAAGGTGATAACTTGGTTGTTGTGCCAATTAATAATATAAAAAATTTAAGTTACTATCAAATTAACGAAAAGAATGAGCTAATTCATAACATTAGCAAAATGATAGAAAAAGAAGGAAATTTTGAATCAATAATAATAGGAAAAGCACCTAGTTTTATGAAGCCTACAAAAAAATACTATAGTTACGATGGAAAATATTTTTATGATGATATAAAGAAATTAATATCAGATTTAAAAGAAGCTAGCCATAGTAATGCAATTAACAATTATTCGCCATATTATAATTACTATAATATTTTGCCGGGCAAAGGTAAAACATCATATACAGCAGCAGAATTAAATTCATATATAGACAAATATGCACCGTCTAATAGTGTTTTAAAAGGTAGTGGTGAATCTTTCATAAAATATCAAAGTAAATATGGAGTTAATGCTTTGATGGCATTAAGCATATCTATAAACGAAAGCGCATTTGGAACAAGATTAGTTAAACCTAATAATATATTTGGTATAAAAGCAAATGATGGAGCAGAATCAGGAGCAAGTAAATTTGCTAGTATAGATGAATGTATTAAAGTATTTATGGAAAATTATATGTCAAAAACTTACTATAATCAAAAATCTAAATTATATAATGGTAGTAATTTAGGAAATAAAAATTCAGGTGTAAATATAAACTATGCCTCAGACCCATATTGGGGGGAAAAAGCAGCCTCACATATGTATAAAATAGATAAATATTTAAGTGATGGAAAACTTAAAGAATATAATAAAGAAGAAATATATGTTTATAAAAGACAAAGTGATAATAAGCTCATTTTAAAAGGAATAATAACTAAAGAGGGGATAAAATTAGATGATAAATCTAAAAATTATACTATGTCAGGTGAGGAAACGTATGATACTTTGCATACATCAGCTAAAAAATAA
- a CDS encoding zinc dependent phospholipase C family protein: MNKKAIQKLASMATCAIIFISLGNTSYAWDGKADGTGTHALIAEQALKMINNDLNKSEQDKIGTNLNIMNNLVKDLKLGSTYPDYNPNAYDLYQDHFWDSDTNNNFTIDNSWYASYAIYDTAETQVRKFVALAKHQWEKGNHQQAIFLLGQGLHYLGDLNNPYHASNQTAVDTPGHVKYETYVEQRKENYAINSMNYTTDKGIYEDALKNTDINDWMTKNSTEYAKVAKDLYYSHSTMKHSYDDWEYSAIEAMKNSQECTAKLLYRFLNEVSGTVQNTSDMNNLDEFNVVIKTANEKYAGTDDYIYFGIETKDGKTYEWVLDNPGNDFEQGQEDNYIIKVKDGSKISADSINKCWIRKAKLEVGDDFKPENINVIAKSSVILEKEINKNLVGNETYYLNK; this comes from the coding sequence ATGAATAAAAAAGCCATACAAAAATTAGCGAGCATGGCAACTTGTGCAATTATTTTTATTTCTTTAGGAAACACATCTTACGCATGGGATGGAAAAGCTGATGGAACAGGAACTCATGCTTTAATTGCTGAACAAGCATTAAAAATGATAAATAATGATTTAAACAAATCAGAACAAGATAAAATTGGAACTAATTTAAACATCATGAATAATTTAGTAAAAGATTTAAAACTTGGATCAACGTATCCAGATTATAATCCTAATGCATATGATTTATATCAAGATCATTTCTGGGATTCAGATACAAACAATAACTTTACAATAGATAATTCTTGGTATGCTAGTTATGCTATATACGATACTGCTGAAACTCAAGTTAGAAAATTTGTAGCTTTAGCTAAGCATCAATGGGAGAAAGGGAACCATCAACAAGCCATATTCTTATTAGGTCAAGGGTTACATTATTTAGGTGATTTAAATAATCCATACCATGCATCTAATCAAACAGCAGTTGATACTCCAGGGCATGTTAAATATGAAACTTATGTTGAACAGAGAAAAGAAAACTATGCTATAAATTCAATGAATTATACTACAGATAAAGGTATATATGAAGATGCATTAAAAAATACAGATATTAATGATTGGATGACAAAAAACTCTACAGAATATGCGAAGGTTGCGAAAGATTTATATTATAGCCATTCAACTATGAAGCATAGTTATGATGATTGGGAATATTCTGCAATAGAAGCAATGAAGAATTCTCAAGAATGCACAGCTAAACTTCTATATAGATTTTTAAATGAAGTATCAGGAACAGTTCAAAATACTTCAGATATGAATAATTTAGATGAATTTAATGTTGTTATAAAGACTGCAAATGAAAAATATGCAGGAACAGACGATTATATTTATTTTGGAATAGAAACAAAAGATGGTAAGACATATGAATGGGTGTTAGACAATCCAGGAAATGACTTTGAACAAGGTCAAGAAGATAATTATATAATAAAAGTAAAAGACGGATCAAAAATTAGTGCAGATAGCATAAATAAATGTTGGATAAGAAAAGCTAAGCTTGAAGTTGGTGATGATTTCAAACCAGAAAATATAAATGTTATAGCTAAGAGTAGTGTAATATTAGAAAAAGAAATTAATAAAAATTTAGTAGGAAATGAAACTTATTATTTAAATAAATAA
- a CDS encoding N-acetylmuramoyl-L-alanine amidase produces MNIRKKLLGSILTISMITAMSILSNIALSYADNKTEVEFNSVIGKYNKKDLIVENAIAIKLDETLNLSQNPNWELSNNEIAKIDKNGIVKPLKEGTVFLSQKIGSKAHIIELYVFNEKTNYITKNAKAESSKGKHKVFIDPGHGGSDPGTVGSVKSEKQLNLDVAERVKSKLENQGIEVKMSRTSDVYLTLSERTDIANEYGADIFVSIHHNAAESESANGIETFYHPNKEAHKSLSSELQTSLIKETDARDRGVKSANYAVLRTSNMTSALVEGGFMTNTVEYSKLIDSQYQEKLAAGVANGIVKYLNGNMNSGDEDKNPEVPPVVTPPTVIDTGITTANTLNVRAGAGTSYNIIGSLLKGTKVEIVEKNIGDWYKIKYNDGIGFVSNSYVKLDSDTTDEPSIPEIENKFIDINYHWAKDAILKFAAKGYIGGYSDDTFRPENYITRAEFVKIVNGVFGLKQFNESKKLKFNDIKTSAWYYNDVCIGVEAGYINGYEDNTFRPNGKITRQEAASIVAKITKLVGDGKLDFVDNNKISPWARASVDALSDNKIMGGYEDNTFRPQNSITRAEAVSTLERIIR; encoded by the coding sequence ATGAATATACGGAAAAAATTATTAGGATCTATATTAACAATAAGCATGATAACAGCAATGTCTATTTTATCTAATATAGCTTTATCTTATGCTGATAATAAAACAGAAGTAGAATTTAATTCTGTAATAGGAAAATATAATAAAAAAGACTTAATAGTAGAAAATGCCATAGCTATAAAATTAGATGAAACCTTAAATCTATCACAAAATCCAAACTGGGAGTTGTCAAATAATGAAATAGCTAAAATAGATAAAAATGGTATAGTGAAACCTTTAAAAGAAGGTACTGTATTTTTAAGTCAGAAAATAGGGTCGAAAGCACATATAATAGAGTTATACGTATTTAATGAAAAAACTAATTATATAACAAAGAATGCAAAAGCTGAAAGCTCTAAAGGCAAACATAAAGTATTTATTGATCCAGGTCATGGGGGATCAGATCCTGGAACTGTAGGATCTGTAAAAAGTGAAAAACAATTAAATTTAGATGTTGCTGAAAGGGTAAAGTCAAAGTTAGAAAATCAAGGTATCGAAGTCAAAATGAGCAGAACGTCAGATGTATACTTAACGCTATCAGAGAGAACCGATATTGCTAACGAATATGGAGCAGATATATTTGTATCAATACATCATAATGCAGCAGAATCAGAATCAGCAAATGGAATAGAAACATTCTATCATCCTAATAAAGAAGCACATAAGTCCCTAAGCTCAGAGTTACAGACGAGTTTAATAAAAGAGACAGATGCAAGAGACAGAGGTGTAAAAAGTGCTAACTATGCAGTATTAAGAACGTCAAATATGACTTCAGCTTTAGTTGAAGGTGGATTTATGACTAATACAGTAGAATATTCAAAATTGATAGACTCACAGTATCAAGAAAAATTAGCTGCAGGAGTTGCTAATGGGATAGTTAAATATCTAAATGGAAATATGAATTCAGGAGACGAAGACAAAAACCCAGAAGTACCACCGGTAGTAACACCGCCAACTGTTATAGATACAGGTATAACAACTGCAAATACATTAAATGTAAGAGCAGGAGCAGGAACTAGCTATAATATAATAGGAAGTTTATTAAAAGGAACTAAAGTAGAAATAGTAGAGAAAAATATAGGTGATTGGTATAAAATAAAGTACAATGATGGAATAGGATTTGTATCTAATTCATATGTAAAGTTAGATTCTGATACAACAGATGAGCCATCAATACCTGAAATAGAAAATAAATTTATAGACATTAATTATCATTGGGCTAAAGATGCAATACTTAAGTTTGCAGCAAAAGGATATATTGGCGGGTATAGTGATGACACATTTAGACCTGAAAATTATATAACTAGAGCTGAATTTGTAAAGATTGTTAATGGAGTATTTGGATTAAAACAATTTAATGAATCAAAAAAACTAAAATTTAATGACATAAAAACTTCTGCGTGGTATTACAATGATGTATGCATAGGAGTAGAAGCAGGATATATAAATGGATATGAAGATAATACATTTAGACCTAATGGAAAAATAACAAGACAAGAAGCTGCAAGTATAGTAGCAAAAATTACAAAGCTAGTAGGTGATGGAAAACTAGATTTTGTAGATAATAATAAAATATCACCATGGGCTAGAGCATCTGTTGATGCATTAAGTGATAATAAAATAATGGGTGGGTATGAAGATAATACTTTTAGACCTCAAAATAGTATCACAAGAGCTGAGGCAGTATCTACTTTAGAGAGAATAATTAGATAA